A genomic segment from Clostridium pasteurianum BC1 encodes:
- the cysC gene encoding adenylyl-sulfate kinase, which produces MGIKATNIVWQQTNVSRQDREKLLRQKGILIWFTGLSGSGKSTVATMLEKKLHDMGKLTYLLDGDNVRHGLNSDLGFSIEDRIENIRRIAELSKLFVDSGVITITTFISPFIKDREAVKELLKDDFIEVYVDCPIEVCEKRDPKGIYKKARKGEIKNFTGIDSPYEPPVNPEITVKTHIDSLEECVSKIIDYLELK; this is translated from the coding sequence GTGGGAATAAAGGCAACAAATATAGTCTGGCAGCAGACGAATGTAAGTAGACAGGATAGAGAAAAACTTCTTAGGCAGAAGGGGATACTCATTTGGTTTACAGGACTTTCAGGATCCGGAAAGTCTACTGTGGCAACTATGCTTGAAAAGAAGCTTCACGATATGGGAAAGCTCACATATTTATTGGATGGCGATAATGTAAGACATGGTTTGAATTCTGACCTTGGATTTTCTATAGAAGATAGAATTGAAAATATAAGAAGAATAGCAGAACTTTCAAAATTATTTGTGGATTCAGGGGTTATAACCATAACAACTTTCATTTCACCTTTTATAAAGGACAGAGAAGCTGTAAAAGAACTTTTAAAAGATGACTTTATAGAAGTTTATGTAGACTGTCCTATAGAAGTTTGTGAAAAGAGAGATCCAAAGGGTATATATAAAAAAGCCAGAAAAGGTGAGATTAAAAATTTTACAGGTATAGATTCACCTTATGAACCGCCTGTTAATCCGGAGATAACAGTGAAAACACATATAGACAGCTTAGAAGAATGTGTATCTAAAATTATAGATTATCTGGAGCTTAAGTAA
- a CDS encoding O-acetylhomoserine aminocarboxypropyltransferase/cysteine synthase family protein — protein sequence MNFNTKLIHGNRKKDEIGATNTPIYLSNAYAHDSAEKLESILMGNSMGYAYTRISNPTVTAFERRIASIEGGMVATSAASGMSAIYLAITNIVETGDEIIASSGLFGGTYTLMRNLKSFGVSVKFLDSINEETLKENITDNTKLVFAETIGNPKLDILDIDSVSKVCKDNNVILIVDSTVTTPYLIKPLEHGADIVIHSTSKYINGTSNSIGGIIVDGGSNKYSDEKFKNFKDFSKKFGKMAFTAKLRATVGRDLGAALSPVNAFLNLTGIETLSLRMKEHCKNAMAVAEYLSGNKKVVSVNYPKLKGSEYYSLAEKYYERGASGVLTFRLGTKENAFKFVNNLKLISNLTNIGDTKTLVIHPSSTICAGNTEEEKLQMGVYDDLLRMSVGIEDIEDIIADIENALSI from the coding sequence ATGAATTTTAATACCAAACTTATTCACGGTAATCGTAAAAAAGATGAAATAGGAGCTACTAATACTCCAATATATCTTTCCAATGCATATGCTCATGATTCGGCTGAAAAGCTCGAAAGTATATTAATGGGAAATAGTATGGGTTATGCTTATACAAGAATCTCCAATCCTACAGTTACTGCTTTTGAAAGAAGAATTGCCAGTATAGAAGGTGGTATGGTGGCTACTTCAGCAGCTTCAGGCATGAGTGCAATATATTTAGCTATTACAAATATAGTGGAAACAGGAGACGAGATAATTGCTTCCAGTGGTCTTTTTGGTGGAACATATACTTTAATGAGAAATTTAAAGTCTTTTGGTGTAAGCGTTAAATTTTTAGATAGTATAAATGAAGAAACACTAAAGGAAAATATAACAGACAATACAAAATTAGTATTTGCAGAAACAATAGGTAATCCAAAGCTTGATATTTTGGATATAGATTCAGTTTCAAAAGTCTGTAAGGATAATAATGTAATTTTAATAGTTGATTCTACAGTAACTACTCCATATCTTATAAAACCATTGGAACATGGGGCAGACATAGTTATACATTCTACTTCTAAATATATAAATGGTACTTCAAATTCTATTGGTGGAATTATAGTAGATGGTGGCAGTAATAAATACAGTGATGAGAAATTTAAAAACTTTAAAGATTTTTCTAAAAAGTTTGGTAAAATGGCATTTACAGCAAAGCTTAGAGCTACTGTAGGTAGAGATCTAGGTGCAGCCTTGTCTCCAGTTAATGCATTTTTAAATCTTACAGGAATTGAGACTCTGTCACTTAGAATGAAGGAACACTGCAAGAATGCTATGGCTGTAGCTGAATATTTAAGTGGAAATAAAAAAGTTGTCTCTGTAAATTATCCTAAGCTTAAAGGCTCAGAATATTATAGTTTAGCTGAGAAGTACTATGAAAGAGGCGCTAGCGGAGTTTTAACATTTAGACTTGGAACAAAAGAAAATGCATTTAAATTTGTAAACAATCTAAAGCTTATATCAAATTTAACTAATATAGGAGATACAAAGACATTAGTCATTCATCCCTCTTCTACTATCTGTGCAGGAAATACAGAGGAAGAAAAGCTTCAAATGGGAGTTTATGATGATCTTTTGAGAATGTCTGTTGGAATTGAAGATATAGAAGATATAATAGCTGATATTGAAAATGCTTTAAGCATATGA
- a CDS encoding ROK family transcriptional regulator, whose protein sequence is MTKVIDTLKNMNRDGKNIFSILQKNGPLTKAQIMDLTKLKLTTLNRIIKPIIDEKLIVEASIGESTGGRRPSLYDVNMTDYAFIGIDISRIYTQVIFADFKLNIIHKERFSMDSSYSPEKTVDRITDICKNAIHMAELMNKELIAVGLGTVGPMDIYKGIMKSPANFMSKGWTGTPIKEMLQKNLNLEVYMDNGANAAVTVEYLFGYGKNLKNIAYFNFGIGIRTGAISDGNIVRTINDAEDAFAHMVIDVDGEKCICGNYGCVECYSSIKSITKNFKKRIAMGESTKIQKSIDDINYIDISLAAQNGDNVSEEVIKKAAEIFGTGLSNFINLLNPELIILSGPLIMVSELFYKISVATAKQKCYLSKHSNIFFNRGGYFKENAISAGAAAMAIENLLRE, encoded by the coding sequence ATGACAAAAGTTATTGATACATTAAAAAACATGAATAGAGATGGAAAAAATATTTTCAGTATTCTCCAGAAAAACGGTCCATTAACAAAGGCGCAAATTATGGATTTAACTAAACTAAAATTGACGACCTTAAACCGCATAATTAAACCTATTATTGATGAAAAATTAATTGTTGAAGCAAGTATAGGTGAATCCACAGGGGGAAGAAGACCTAGTTTATATGATGTAAACATGACAGATTATGCGTTTATTGGCATAGATATTTCTAGAATTTATACACAGGTTATTTTTGCTGATTTTAAACTTAATATAATTCACAAAGAACGTTTTAGTATGGATAGTTCATATTCTCCAGAGAAAACAGTTGATAGGATAACAGATATCTGCAAAAATGCAATTCATATGGCTGAATTAATGAATAAAGAATTAATTGCGGTAGGACTTGGTACAGTAGGGCCAATGGATATCTACAAGGGGATAATGAAAAGTCCGGCTAACTTTATGTCAAAGGGATGGACAGGTACTCCTATAAAAGAAATGCTGCAGAAAAATTTGAATTTAGAAGTGTATATGGATAATGGTGCAAATGCAGCAGTCACAGTAGAATATTTGTTTGGATATGGAAAAAATTTAAAAAATATTGCATATTTTAACTTTGGTATAGGTATAAGAACAGGGGCCATATCTGATGGTAATATAGTGAGAACAATTAATGATGCAGAGGATGCTTTCGCTCATATGGTAATAGATGTAGACGGTGAAAAATGCATTTGTGGAAATTATGGTTGTGTTGAATGCTACTCTTCCATAAAATCCATTACAAAAAATTTTAAAAAAAGAATTGCAATGGGTGAAAGTACTAAAATACAAAAATCTATAGATGATATTAATTATATTGACATAAGTTTGGCAGCACAAAATGGAGATAATGTATCAGAAGAGGTAATAAAAAAAGCAGCAGAGATATTTGGAACAGGATTATCAAATTTTATAAATTTATTAAATCCAGAATTAATTATTTTAAGTGGACCACTTATAATGGTGTCAGAGTTGTTTTATAAAATTAGTGTGGCTACAGCAAAACAAAAATGTTATTTAAGTAAGCATAGTAACATTTTTTTCAATAGAGGCGGTTACTTTAAAGAAAATGCAATTTCGGCAGGGGCTGCTGCTATGGCAATTGAAAATCTGCTTAGAGAATAA
- a CDS encoding M67 family metallopeptidase, translating into MIYIEKKEYEKIIEQAKKEFPNECCGFLAGNKKDQDLFIKTAYAMTNIDASSEHFSMDPKDQFKAVKAIREENMELIGNYHSHPYTPSRPSEEDKRLAYDPKAIYGILSLEKEVPVFNLFKIEKGNVEKIQYEII; encoded by the coding sequence ATGATTTATATAGAAAAAAAAGAGTATGAAAAAATTATAGAGCAGGCCAAAAAAGAATTTCCAAATGAATGTTGTGGATTTCTTGCAGGAAATAAAAAAGATCAGGATTTATTTATAAAAACAGCATATGCAATGACCAATATAGATGCCAGCAGTGAACATTTTTCCATGGATCCAAAGGATCAGTTTAAAGCTGTGAAAGCTATAAGAGAAGAGAATATGGAGCTAATAGGGAATTATCATTCTCATCCATATACACCTTCACGTCCTTCGGAAGAGGATAAGAGACTTGCCTATGACCCAAAGGCCATTTATGGAATTTTGTCATTGGAAAAGGAAGTACCAGTTTTTAATCTTTTTAAAATAGAAAAGGGTAATGTGGAAAAGATTCAATATGAAATTATTTAG
- a CDS encoding sulfurtransferase TusA family protein — MIQITEDNFKAIEDFKEKADQYKNGDIDPLRFKAFRVSMGVYEQREKETYMVRTRVPGGVITLQQLQTINDIAKEYANGRMHITSRQDLQFHNVKLEDVYDIMKQLIEVGIITKGTGGNTVRNVQCAALSGVSTDDVFDVTPYVREVTNHLIKDPSNMNLPRKYKLAFSNSPVDEADATISDLGFIAKVQDGKKGFEVYGGGGFGGNPRVSLKLADFIEDKDVIYYVQGMKELFEKEGDRSNKNKARIRYIVARLGKEKFIQRFEEELARVRKENNLEINIDEPYEKYDTDNIETIDKPLKNIIFPQKQKGLYSVYVHPQSGNLASENLDKVINFINTLDYGTSIRVTNTQAFFVRDLKEKDVAKLSDIILQFTSRFNIDNSITCAGASTCQLGLCLSQNLLKGIKEEFKDASDDIKYALPRIYISGCPNSCAVHEKGKIGLSGRAKRTEDGLIPMYTIFLGGKVGAGGAKMGEVYGDILAKKVPKYLYKLAELKSKSSYENFDEFLDNSKEEIKKLVKEYSTLESFAENADLYYDFGACNKFTLEGRGAGECSTGVVDVIKLDLANAEGALEKYKTTKENADLYSSAVSSARALLVLNGVDTNKDREIFKAFKKDFVDTGYVKAEIGDLFDTLIDFKLGDIKNIADKAEDISYLYNKVRAMYDSLDGQLHITLPKEVEKEETKKNLEDKQENSYEVIDFRGVKCPINFVKVKVELAKIKSGEKRGFYLDDGAPIDNVPKSVEKEGHRIVDIDTNYDGYNLLIVEKK; from the coding sequence GTGATACAGATAACTGAAGATAACTTTAAGGCTATTGAAGATTTTAAAGAAAAAGCAGATCAGTATAAAAATGGTGACATAGATCCACTTAGATTTAAAGCTTTCAGAGTTTCAATGGGAGTTTATGAGCAGAGAGAAAAAGAAACTTATATGGTTAGAACCAGAGTTCCGGGAGGAGTTATAACTCTTCAGCAGCTTCAGACAATAAATGATATTGCAAAAGAGTATGCAAATGGAAGAATGCATATTACATCAAGACAGGATCTTCAATTTCATAATGTAAAACTTGAAGATGTCTATGACATTATGAAACAGCTTATAGAAGTTGGAATAATTACAAAGGGTACTGGAGGAAATACTGTAAGAAATGTGCAATGTGCAGCACTTTCAGGTGTTTCAACAGATGATGTATTTGATGTAACTCCATATGTGAGAGAGGTAACTAATCATTTAATAAAAGATCCTTCAAATATGAATCTTCCAAGAAAATACAAATTAGCTTTTTCAAACAGTCCAGTGGATGAAGCTGATGCTACCATATCAGATCTTGGTTTTATAGCTAAAGTACAGGATGGCAAAAAAGGGTTTGAAGTCTATGGCGGCGGCGGTTTCGGAGGTAATCCTAGAGTATCTCTGAAATTGGCAGATTTTATTGAGGATAAGGATGTAATATATTACGTTCAGGGAATGAAGGAGCTTTTTGAAAAAGAAGGGGATAGATCCAATAAAAATAAAGCTAGAATAAGATACATAGTTGCAAGACTTGGAAAAGAAAAATTTATTCAGCGTTTTGAAGAGGAATTGGCAAGAGTAAGGAAAGAAAATAATCTTGAAATCAATATAGATGAACCTTATGAGAAATATGACACTGATAATATAGAAACTATAGATAAACCACTTAAGAATATAATATTCCCACAGAAACAGAAGGGCCTTTATTCTGTATATGTACATCCGCAAAGTGGTAATCTGGCTTCAGAAAATTTAGATAAGGTTATAAATTTTATAAATACCTTAGACTATGGCACTTCCATAAGAGTGACAAATACTCAGGCATTCTTTGTAAGAGATTTAAAGGAAAAGGATGTAGCTAAATTATCGGATATAATTCTTCAATTTACATCCAGATTTAATATAGATAATTCCATAACCTGTGCAGGAGCTTCTACTTGTCAATTGGGACTTTGTCTTTCACAAAATCTTTTAAAGGGAATTAAAGAGGAATTTAAGGATGCCAGTGACGATATAAAATATGCTTTACCAAGAATATATATATCAGGATGTCCAAATTCTTGTGCAGTACATGAAAAGGGAAAGATAGGTCTAAGTGGAAGAGCAAAAAGAACTGAAGATGGACTTATACCAATGTATACAATTTTCCTTGGAGGAAAAGTTGGTGCTGGTGGTGCAAAAATGGGTGAGGTTTATGGAGACATACTAGCTAAAAAAGTTCCTAAATATCTCTACAAATTAGCAGAATTGAAAAGTAAATCTTCCTATGAGAATTTTGATGAATTTTTAGATAACAGCAAAGAAGAGATTAAAAAATTAGTAAAAGAATATAGTACTTTAGAAAGTTTTGCTGAAAATGCTGACCTCTACTATGATTTTGGAGCCTGCAATAAATTTACCTTAGAAGGAAGAGGTGCAGGTGAGTGTAGTACAGGAGTTGTTGATGTTATAAAGCTTGATCTTGCAAATGCAGAAGGGGCTCTTGAAAAATATAAGACCACTAAAGAAAATGCTGATTTGTATTCTTCAGCAGTATCTTCAGCTAGAGCACTTCTTGTTTTAAATGGAGTAGATACAAATAAGGATAGAGAAATTTTCAAAGCTTTTAAGAAAGATTTTGTTGATACAGGATATGTAAAAGCTGAAATAGGGGATTTATTTGATACACTTATAGATTTTAAATTAGGCGATATAAAGAACATAGCTGATAAAGCAGAGGATATATCATATTTGTACAATAAGGTAAGAGCTATGTATGACTCATTAGACGGACAATTGCATATAACTCTTCCAAAAGAAGTTGAAAAAGAAGAAACTAAGAAAAACTTAGAAGATAAGCAAGAAAATTCATATGAAGTGATTGACTTTAGAGGAGTAAAATGTCCTATAAACTTTGTAAAAGTTAAGGTTGAGTTGGCAAAAATAAAATCTGGAGAAAAAAGAGGATTTTATTTAGATGATGGAGCTCCTATAGATAATGTGCCTAAAAGTGTAGAAAAAGAAGGACATAGAATAGTAGATATTGATACTAATTATGATGGATATAATTTGCTTATAGTAGAGAAAAAATAA
- a CDS encoding HesA/MoeB/ThiF family protein, protein MDFSEEQIERYSRHIILSEVGVEGQEKLLNSKVLIIGTGGLGAPAAMYLAAAGIGTIGLVDGDAVDLSNLQRQIIHQTADVGKLKAESGKETINAINPDVKVITYNEFATSENIMDIIKDQDYDFILDGTDNFPAKFLINDACVLAKKPFSHAGIIRFQGQLTTYIPDNGTPCYRCIFQSPPPEGVVPTCREAGVIGAMGGIIGTLQAMEAIKYLLGLGETLAGYLLTYDALKMEFKKIKINYNKRCGVCGDNPTIDTLIDYAKPACDLKTGNLGM, encoded by the coding sequence GTGGATTTTAGTGAAGAGCAAATAGAGAGATATTCAAGGCACATAATTTTATCTGAAGTTGGAGTTGAAGGCCAGGAAAAATTACTTAATTCAAAGGTTCTTATAATAGGAACTGGTGGACTTGGAGCACCGGCAGCTATGTATTTGGCAGCAGCAGGAATAGGTACTATTGGTCTTGTAGATGGAGACGCTGTAGATCTTTCCAATTTACAGAGACAGATAATTCACCAAACTGCAGATGTTGGTAAATTAAAGGCTGAATCTGGTAAAGAGACCATTAATGCCATAAATCCGGATGTGAAGGTAATTACATATAACGAATTTGCCACTTCAGAAAATATAATGGATATAATAAAAGATCAGGATTATGATTTTATATTAGATGGTACAGATAATTTTCCAGCAAAATTTTTAATAAATGATGCTTGTGTGCTTGCTAAGAAACCATTTTCTCATGCAGGTATAATAAGATTCCAGGGACAACTTACAACCTATATACCTGATAACGGAACACCTTGCTATAGATGTATTTTCCAATCACCACCACCAGAGGGAGTTGTACCAACTTGTAGAGAGGCTGGTGTAATAGGTGCTATGGGTGGAATAATTGGAACACTTCAGGCAATGGAGGCAATTAAATATTTACTTGGACTTGGGGAAACTTTAGCAGGGTATCTTTTAACTTATGATGCATTAAAAATGGAGTTTAAAAAGATAAAAATAAATTATAATAAGAGATGTGGAGTATGTGGTGACAATCCAACAATTGATACGTTAATTGATTATGCTAAACCAGCGTGTGATTTAAAAACAGGAAATTTAGGCATGTGA
- a CDS encoding HAD hydrolase-like protein, whose amino-acid sequence MKKVEGCIFHLDYILNYSKNSIGLKDLKRFLINLRMSDMKLAVISNNNNLLDIVKILKIEDFFDVISDNNLDSDFKPLLLKAAENLNIAPENCVVFDSEIDGLNEAKLLNMTAIGIGINIETNMADRIIPNLSDVNSSILNFS is encoded by the coding sequence TTGAAAAAAGTAGAAGGATGTATTTTTCACCTTGACTACATTTTAAATTATTCTAAAAATTCAATTGGATTAAAAGATCTTAAAAGATTTTTAATTAATCTAAGAATGTCCGACATGAAATTAGCTGTTATTTCTAACAATAATAATTTATTGGATATTGTAAAAATTCTAAAAATTGAAGATTTCTTTGACGTCATCTCAGATAACAATTTGGATTCTGATTTTAAGCCTTTGCTTCTTAAAGCTGCTGAAAACCTTAATATTGCACCTGAAAACTGCGTTGTATTTGACAGTGAAATAGATGGATTAAATGAAGCAAAACTGCTTAACATGACAGCTATAGGAATAGGAATCAATATAGAAACAAATATGGCAGATAGAATAATACCAAATCTTTCTGATGTAAATTCATCAATATTAAATTTTAGTTAG
- the thiS gene encoding sulfur carrier protein ThiS: MKIKVNGEVKEIKDAVTVTEILKIENVEMPDMVSVQLNGEFAERDKFDTTVLKENDEIEFLYFMGGGSCGF; this comes from the coding sequence ATGAAAATTAAAGTAAATGGTGAAGTCAAAGAAATAAAGGATGCAGTAACAGTAACGGAAATATTAAAAATTGAAAATGTAGAAATGCCTGATATGGTATCAGTACAATTAAATGGAGAATTTGCAGAAAGAGATAAATTTGATACCACAGTACTTAAAGAGAATGATGAAATTGAATTCCTTTACTTCATGGGAGGTGGAAGCTGTGGATTTTAG
- a CDS encoding precorrin-2 dehydrogenase/sirohydrochlorin ferrochelatase family protein: MNEYYPIMLNVKSKKCGVIGGGKVAYRKITALLECGAEVLVISREIIQDIEILVNENKVIYLEDNYDFKYISDLYLVYAATNEKNINNKIYKQCNEKNILVNVVDEPDICNFIVPSKIRRGDLTIAVSTNGKSPMLAKKIREDLEEIYDDRYEIFLDIMGQIRKEAFAILKDSKRRSEFYRHVIYSNFINRLSYDNKESIQKEIMDILIEYKSNGKL; encoded by the coding sequence ATGAATGAATATTATCCAATAATGTTAAATGTAAAAAGTAAAAAATGTGGAGTTATTGGGGGAGGTAAGGTTGCATATAGAAAGATAACTGCCTTATTAGAATGTGGAGCTGAGGTTTTAGTTATATCTAGAGAGATAATACAAGATATCGAAATATTGGTAAATGAAAATAAAGTAATATATTTGGAAGATAATTATGATTTTAAATATATTTCAGATTTGTATCTTGTCTATGCTGCTACTAACGAAAAAAATATAAATAACAAAATATATAAGCAGTGCAATGAAAAGAACATTCTTGTAAATGTAGTTGATGAACCTGATATTTGTAATTTTATAGTTCCATCTAAGATTAGAAGAGGAGATTTGACAATAGCAGTATCTACTAATGGTAAAAGTCCAATGCTTGCAAAGAAAATAAGAGAAGATTTAGAAGAGATTTATGACGATAGATATGAAATATTTTTAGATATTATGGGACAGATAAGAAAAGAGGCTTTTGCTATTTTAAAAGATAGCAAAAGGCGGAGTGAATTTTATAGGCATGTAATATATTCGAATTTTATAAACAGATTATCTTATGATAATAAAGAGTCTATACAAAAAGAAATAATGGATATTTTAATAGAATATAAGAGTAATGGAAAATTATAG
- the prfB gene encoding peptide chain release factor 2 (programmed frameshift): MFIKLDECLSDTKILEEGIQEIRDSLDLPLMQVKIEELENIMQEPGFWDDMKRAQEIAQEAKGLKDRVELVNSLEQKLDDVKVLIEMCQEEEDEAVLDEIVSEIKELNLSIDKFRIEILLSGEYDRNNAILDLHTGAGGTDAQDWTEMLLRMYTRWAESKNFKVETLDLLPGDEAGIKSVTLKITGEFAYGYLKAEKGIHRLVRISPFNANGKRQTSFASVEVLPELTESQDIDIKTDDLRIDTYRSSGAGGQHVNKTESAIRITHIPTGIVVQCQNERSQHSNKESAMTMLKAKLVELKERAHKEKIEDLTGELKDNGFGSQIRSYVFQPYTMVKDHRTGVEMGNIDSVMDGDIDNFITEYLKKNSL, translated from the exons GTGTTTATAAAGCTTGATGAGTGCTTAAGTGATACAAAAATACTTGAAGAGGGAATACAGGAAATAAGGGATTCACTT GACCTGCCTTTAATGCAAGTAAAAATAGAAGAATTAGAGAATATTATGCAGGAGCCAGGTTTCTGGGATGATATGAAAAGAGCTCAGGAAATAGCTCAAGAAGCTAAAGGATTGAAAGATAGAGTTGAGTTAGTCAATTCTTTAGAGCAAAAATTGGATGATGTTAAAGTTTTAATAGAAATGTGCCAGGAAGAAGAGGATGAAGCCGTTTTAGATGAAATAGTTTCTGAAATTAAAGAATTAAATTTATCAATAGATAAATTTAGGATAGAAATCCTCCTCTCTGGTGAATATGACAGGAATAATGCCATATTGGATTTGCATACTGGTGCAGGTGGTACAGATGCTCAGGATTGGACAGAAATGCTTCTTAGGATGTACACGCGCTGGGCGGAGTCAAAAAATTTTAAAGTTGAAACTTTAGACTTATTGCCTGGAGATGAGGCAGGTATTAAAAGCGTTACGCTAAAGATAACAGGAGAATTTGCATATGGGTATCTAAAGGCAGAGAAGGGAATCCATAGACTTGTAAGAATATCGCCCTTTAATGCAAATGGTAAGAGGCAAACTTCTTTTGCTTCTGTAGAAGTTTTACCTGAACTTACAGAAAGTCAGGATATTGATATAAAAACAGATGATTTAAGAATAGACACCTATAGATCCAGTGGAGCTGGTGGACAGCATGTAAATAAAACTGAATCTGCTATAAGAATAACCCATATCCCTACAGGAATAGTAGTTCAATGTCAAAATGAAAGAAGTCAACATTCTAATAAAGAATCAGCTATGACTATGCTTAAAGCTAAGCTTGTTGAATTAAAAGAAAGAGCTCATAAAGAAAAGATAGAAGATTTAACTGGTGAACTAAAGGACAATGGATTTGGAAGCCAAATACGATCTTATGTTTTTCAACCATATACTATGGTAAAGGATCATAGAACTGGCGTTGAAATGGGTAATATTGATTCAGTAATGGATGGAGATATAGACAATTTTATAACAGAATACTTAAAGAAAAATAGCTTATAA